A genomic region of Phragmites australis chromosome 2, lpPhrAust1.1, whole genome shotgun sequence contains the following coding sequences:
- the LOC133897942 gene encoding uncharacterized protein LOC133897942, giving the protein MAAHAAKKRRPEEEVEEDMHLAFRGAANALSQVYTQAVAHQKASFHTGERRAVEKVYRWLSSQLEGASEVSIADVLAYLQNEIEHQTEDMPASPQHPSPLPSYNFPSANVQNNPFSFGYVGAAHNSRMGETDQRNAGISNALSNPLRTNFQLNNLIQSSGYGPINSLSNGNGTQNSHSPQNLDFLHYNSHEPSMDMHHDGP; this is encoded by the exons ATGGCGGCGCACGCGGCGAAGAAGCggcggccggaggaggaggtggaggaggataTGCACCTGGCGTTCCGGGGCGCCGCGAACGCGCTGTCGCAGGTGTACACGCAGGCGGTGGCGCACCAGAAGGCGTCCTTCCACACCGGCGAGCGCAGGGCCGTG GAGAAAGTCTATCGATGGTTGTCCAGTCAGCTTGAGGGAGCTTCAGAGGTGTCCATTGCTGATGTACTTGCATACTTGCAG AATGAGATTGAACACCAAACAGAGGACATGCCAGCATCTCCGCAGCATCCAAGTCCGCTGCCATCATATAATTTTCCTTCTGCAAATGTACAAAACAATCCCTTCTCATTTGGGTATGTAGGTGCTGCACATAACTCCCGGATGGGTGAAACTGACCAAAGAAATGCGGGCATCTCAAATGCTCTCTCCAACCCTTTACGGACAAATTTCCAATTGAATAATTTGATTCAGTCTTCAGGATATGGTCCCATCAACTCATTGTCCAATGGAAATGGGACTCAGAACAGCCATTCTCCCCAAAATCTGGACTTCTTGCATTACAATTCGCATGAGCCCTCTATGGATATGCATCATGATGGCCCTTGA